Proteins co-encoded in one Gossypium arboreum isolate Shixiya-1 chromosome 11, ASM2569848v2, whole genome shotgun sequence genomic window:
- the LOC108471951 gene encoding secreted RxLR effector protein 161-like → MNINEKLQLEDREEMGDARRFRSLVRGLMHLTHTRPDIAFPIGVISRFMQQPSKVHYGASKRVLRYIVGTLEYGIWYSKTPNFRLCGFTDSDWTSSLDDRISVSVNVFTLGSVVITWSIKK, encoded by the coding sequence ATGAATATCAATGAGAAATTACAGCTAGAAGATAGAGAAGAAATGGGAGATGCAAGGAGGTTCAGAAGCTTGGTTAGAGGTTTAATGCATTTGACTCACACTAGGCCTGATATTGCATTTCCTATTGGTGTTATTTCTAGATTTATGCAGCAACCTTCAAAGGTTCATTATGGAGCATCAAAACGGGTCTTGCGGTACATTGTTGGAACTTTGGAATATGGCATTTGGTACTCAAAAACTCCAAATTTCAGGTTGTGTGGGTTCACAGACAGTGATTGGACAAGTTCTTTAGATGATAGAATAAGTGTATCAGTAAATGTTTTCACTCTAGGTTCAGTGGTGATCACTTGGAGTATTAAGAAGTAA